The following nucleotide sequence is from candidate division KSB1 bacterium.
CGAGGTCGATCAGTCTTACGTGACCGTCGAACGACCCGAGAAGTTTCGCCTGCTGCACAAGATACTGAAACGAGACGATCACCCGATCACCATCGTGTTCACCAATACCAAGGCCGCCGCCCGCAAGCTGGCCAAGAAACTTTACGATGCGGGCATCGATGCCAAGGAAATTCACGGGGATCTGATTCAAAAGAAGCGTGATCGGGTCATGGATCAGTTGTTTCCCGATTTCCCGCCAGTTTCAGAGCCTGTCATCCCAAAAAACACCAAATGGAATTTTCAACCCAAGTCTGTCACAAAGCCAGATGGCAGCTTTGAGCCAACAATCAGCGCTCTCTTTGGAGATGATTTCTATGAATATGGCGCCCAATCAACGGCAGTAATAATTGGGTTGTATCCGGCGCCAAAACAAAGAGCGGCTTTCCGATTCTCAGTAACGATCCTCACCTGGCTTTAACGCTACCCTCAATTTGGTATGAAATGCAGTTAACCGCTCCGGGTTTAAATGTTTATGGGATTACTTCACCCGGAGCTCCCGGAATCATCGTTGGATTTAATGAGAATATTGCATGGGGTGTTACAAATGCGGGCTCAGATGTTTTGGATTGGTATGAGATCAAATTTAAGGACGAAAGCAAGCAGGAATATCTTTATGATGGCTCCTGGCGCAAAACCACCAGAAGAATTGAAGAGATCAAAGTTAAAGGCAGCGCTGCAATTATGGATACGGTGCTCTATACACATCATGGGCCTATAGTTTATCGTGAAGATGAAAAACCATTTGACAGCCAGGTGCCGCCTGGGACAGCCATGCGTTGGATTGCCCTGGATGCCTCGATTGAATCTCTCGCACTGCTAAAGTTAAGTCGAGCGGAGAATTACCAGGATTTTAAAGAAGCCTTGAAATATTATGATTCACCGGCACAAAATTTCGTTTTTGCCGATCGAAATGGTGATATTGCAATGCATCATAACGGCAAATTTCCGCTCCGCTGGAAGAATCAAGGCAAATATATTGGAGATGGCAGCGATCCTTTGTATGATTGGCAGGAGTTTATTCCCAAAGATCAGCTTCCACTGGTAAAAAATCCAACAAGAGGATTTATCAGTTCTGCAAATCAAATCCCGGTGGATGAATCCTATCCGTACTACCTGGGTTGGAATTATGCCGGCTACACCAGAAGTGGCAGAATTAATGAGCGGCTGGCACAAATGGAAGACATAACCGTACAGGATATGGTTGGTTTGCAAAATGACTTTCTGAATATTCACGCCAGAAAAGTACTGCCAGTCCTCCTGGATTCTATAGATCCGGCCACACTTTCCGGCATCGAAAAAAACAGCTACGATGAACTGAAAGATTGGACTTATATCCACAATCCCGATCTTATTGCACCACGAATTTTTAATTATTGGTGGTTTTACCTGAACCAGGCGATCTGGAAAGATTTCAGAGAACATCAAAGCGGTTCATTGCGATTGCCAAATCGGACCATTACAACCGACATGATTTTGAAGGATCCCGACAATGAATATTTTGATGATCCGGAAACCGAAGTGGTGGAAGTACTTGCCGATCTTGTCAAAAGTTCATTCAAAACTGCAATTTCTGAAATAGAGAATGATTTTGGCGCTATTGGAGCTAATTGGCAATTAGGAAAATCGCGTGGGACGAATATCAATCATGTTGCCAGTATTCCTGGGATGGGTAGGGAAGGCTTATACACCGGCGGAAATTTTAACACGGTGAATGCCATCCAGCGTACTCACGGCCCTTCATGGCGAATGGTGGTAGAACTAGGGCCCGAAGTTAAAGCCTGGGGAATTTATCCCGGCGGAAATTCCGGCAACCCGGGTTCAAAATATTATGATTTTATGGTGGATGATTGGGTGGATGGAAAAATATTCGAGCTTCATTTTATGAAAACTCCGGAAGAAGCGAATGATAAGTTTAGTACTACTACTTTTCAGGCGAGTAGGTAAATGATGAAAAACCTGTGGTCCAAAGGTTTACTTTGTTTTTTCAGTATCCTGGTTCTACAGATTTTTACACCATTTTGGTGGTGGATCATGGTCATTCCATTTTTGTTCGCACTTTTTACTACAAATTCCGTCTGGGATGGATTCTGCATCGGAATGGTGAGCGCTGGAATACTTTGGCTATTGGCCTCATTGTTTTATTGGCTGACCGGCAGTCAAATAATCGCTGCCAGGATTGCAGACATGATGGGAGTTGGAATTTCATTTGCCATGGTTTTAATAACTTGTGTTGTCGCCATGATCGCATCGGGTTTTGCCGGCATGACTGGTTATTTATTAGGATCAATTTTTAGAAATAAGATTTATTAATTACAATCATAAACTAACAAATACAAGGATGATGAAAATGCGCACTTTATTTTTCACAACAGTGGTGTGTCTATTTTCTATTGGGTGCACGAATTCCGGAAATGAAAATGATCGCTTTGCCCGTTTGTTTTCTGGCGAAGCCAGGGTGATCGATCTTACCCATTCCCTTAACAGTAGCAGTCCATATTGGCCCAGCCCTGACGGTAATCCCTTTAAGCATGAAATTATAGCTGCTCACCCAAGCGGCGCAGCCATTTTAGCAGCCTACAGTACCCCCGAGCATTTTGGCACACATATGGATGCTCCAATCCACTCAGCTGATGGACAGGCAACTGTAGACCAGTTACAGGCAGCCGATCTCTTCGGCCCGGCTGCTGTGGTAGATATTTCCGCAAAGTGCGAAAGCGAGCCGGATTACTTACTCTCAAAAAATGATCTTTTGGAATGGGAGGAGCAATATGGCAAGCTGCCGGATGGCGCCATCGTACTGATGTACAGCGGTTGGAGTAAAAAGTGGACAGACTATGAAGCCTATAAAAACCAGGATGAAATGAACCGTATGCATTTTCCTGGTTTCTCGGCGGAAGCAGCGCATTTCCTGGTAAATGAACGAAATATCCGCGGTATCGGGATCGACAATTTCAGCATCGATTATGGGTTATCAACTGATTTCGCGGTTCATAAAATTTTTAATGGCGCCGGCAAATATCACCTGGAGAACGTGGCAAACGTCCACTTGTTGCCGGCAAAAGGAGCTTACTTGATCGTAGCGCCAATTAAGATCGAGGGCGGTTCTGGCGGCCAGGTACGGATTTTTGCTGTGGTTCCGTAGTTCTATTCAATGGGTATGAGTTACATAAGATTTAAGTAAAAAAAATGAGAAATTAAGTTTGTTGTGTCATCGCGAGGAATCCTGAGCGGAGTCGAAGGGCGACGTGGCGTTCTCATACTATACTAGCCATTAGTTAGCATTATGGTATTAAGGTAGGTTTATGGAAAAATCAGTTCAAATTCAAAAAGCCCAGGATTTTCTTGCGCTTCATCATGATGCCAAACTGCTGGTCTTGCCAAATATCTGGGACCCACTCGGAGCAAAATTATTGGAAAGTTTGGGTTATCCTGCCGTTGCAACTGCCAGCGCTGCTGTGGCATATTCATTAGGTTATGACGACGGACAAAAAATCAGTTTTGAGGATATGCTGGATGTGATTCGACGAATTGCTGCCAGTGTTGAAATACCACTGACTGCAGATATAGAAAGCGGCTACGCTGAAAATCCCAAAGAGGTTGCTGAAAATGTCAGGCAGGTTCTCGCTGTCGGTGCGGTTGGTATTAATATTGAAGACAGCGTTTCTGAGGGAGGACCATTACGTCCAATCGATTTTCAATGCGAACGGATCGCCGCTGTGCGGCAAATGGCCGAACAGGAAGGCGTGCCATTGGTCATTAATGCGAGAATCGATGTATTTATTAGCGGCGGGAGCAGATCCAAATCTGAAATGACGGCAGAAACCATCACGCGGGCAAAAGCCTACCTGGAGTCCGGAGCGGACTGTATTTATCCGATCGCGCTGGGCGATGTCGAAACCTTGCAACAAATCCAGGCTGAAATCGATGCGCCAATCAATGTCTATGCCTCCGCATCTACTGCATCGATGGCGGAGTTAGAGGCTATCGGAATCAGCCGATTAAGCCTTGGCCCCGGGTTTCTTAAAGCCAGTCTGACTGCTATGAAAAGAGTGGCATTGGAGCTGAAAAATTACAGTTCCTATGATTCGTTCACCAAGGATGTGATGACGAGTGAGGAGATTGTGAAATTGATTGAAGGAAAGAAGTAGGGTAGATCTAAATACTCTCTCGGTAGTTTTCTCGGTTTGATGACCTTAACCTATTGTTATTTGGTTGTTGCTCCGCCCATTTTAGTAAAAAAGCTATCGATGGGTTCCCATAGTTCAATTTTGTTGCCTTCCAGGTCCATAATATGAACAAATTTTCCGTATTCAAACTCTTCAATGTCGTCCACTATAGTCACACTATTTTCTCTGAGTTTTTTTACCAAACCTTCTATATTCTGTACTCTATAATTTATCATAAACTCTTTCTCAGATGGGGCGAAATAATCTGTTTCTTCCTCAAATGGACTCCATCTAAGATAATTTATTTCCTCTGGTTTATTAGCGTTTCTGAATTCAAAAGGCGAACCGAAATCATCTATTGCAAGTCCTAAGTTTTTACTATACCATTCCCTTGTTTCTTTAGGATTTTTCGATCGGAAGAAAATTCCACCAATGCCAGTAACTTTTGGTGTTGTATCGTTCATAGCGGTCTCCATTTGTTTAGGTTTTTCTGTTTTGTTTATCTTAGTGTCATTATTATTGTTTGTTGTGCAACTTGCAGTTAAAATGATTAGAAGTAGAATTTTAGTTATGTTTTTTATTTCTTTCATTTTTAATTACCTCCGTCGTTTGTGTAAAACATTGCTTTTATTTAGCCATAATGATTGTATTAGAACCATTGTTTATATATTCAATTTACACAAGGTATCTTTCAATTAAAAAAATCATCCTATTTTTCTACAGATTTCTTAGCTTATAGTGTTGAAGTGGTTTGACCGGAAGGCAAAGATCCAGTTCAAAATGATCCCAGTTGGTGATATTATCCTTATCCAAAAAAATCTCTAAAGCATGTTGATGTTCAGGTTCATAGCGGCTGTTGACCAACCAATTTGTAAACAGGTAACTCCAAGCAGTTGCGACTATTCTAAGGTCTCCGGATATTCGGGTCATTACATACTTGCACCCGGGCATAGTCATTACAGAAATATCAAAGATCCTGATCAAGATTTATTGATTTCGGAATCGTTAGGCACACTTCATAGCAATTCTTGTCTTTTGGGGTTACCAGGGGATCGTCTAACGACATTCCAAAAATTGTTTCTGTTTCATATAAGCCCATCTCCTTCGCCCAATTCACCATTCGAGAAAATGCATTTAGCACGCGGTTTTCCTGGTAAGCACCCATGACTCTGATAAAGGCCACCCGTCGTTGAGGAATTTCCTTTATGTCGACTGGAAATTTATTCCTTAATTGCTCGGTAGACATGGGAATAATGTATTCATCTATAGGAAAGAATTCTTTGCAAATCTTGCTATTTTTAATAATTCCGCTTTTTCTGTATTCATTGGGCGTAATTCCGAAATACTGCTTAAAAGACCTTGAGAAGGTGGATGAGGAAGAGAAACCAGATTCCAGGGCAATATGGGTTGCCGAGTTTTTGGAGTATATTAGGAGACGGGCTGCCTTCTCTAGTCGAAGGCGATTTGTAAAAAACTTTACTGTCTCTCCTGTAATAGCCCTAAAAATCCTATGGAAATGGAAAGAGGAGAAACAAGCAGCCCTGGAGAGTTCATCTAGTGATGGAGACTCGTCCAAATGAACAAGCATATAATCGATAGCCCGATTTATTCGGTTTGTGTATATAGCTTTGGGATCATCCATTTTGGTTTTTACTTCATGTAACGAACCTGACCCAACAATTTTGGCTTTTGAGATTTTATAACTGTTTTGTCTAACATTTCCATGGTTCCTCAATGGATTATTTTATTTTAAGAATAAATCAAAAGTTAAATTCATGTGATTAAAAATCAAGAAAAATATTTTAGTTATTTTTACACAAACAGATAAAGTAGAGTTTAAGAGGTGGAATCTAAATCCCCACTATTTTATATATCTTCTGTTTTGGGATGCACTATAAACCTATTGTTAAACATACTTTTTAGGATCATCAGAACTCTATACATTAACCTGATCTATTCATATACCTTATCACTGTCATCCCGTCACGCAGGATGCTGCAGAATGCGCAATATCATTAAAATGTCATTCTGATCCCGCCTGGCCGGGAGAAGAATCTTGTTGGTACAGCCCTTAATAACTTGATTATACTAGAGTTACAACGAGTTTCAAACAAGATCCTTCACTCCGCTTCGCTCCGTTCAGGATGACAATTCCAGGCTTTTTGCCTATTCTGCGACAGCCTGCACACGACGGGATGGCAATTTCTCTTTTTGGGATGCATTCGGTAACAGCCAAGCAATAAGCTAATTTGTTTTTCATATATAAATCTTGTTCATCCTGTTAATCCTGTCTAAATACTTTAATCTTTGTATTTATCCGGGTAAAATTTAACCTGGAAGTGTGCAAGACGACCGATCTCGGGAGCTCCGACAAACTCCTTATGTTTATTGTCAAGCAGATTTTGCACCGTTAAAGTAAGGCGGATTGCGGATTGACCGGGAAGGTCTAACCCTGCATTTAGATCGAGAACTCCGAAAGGATTAACTTCGCCGATAAATACGCCTGAATTCACCGGAAAACCCGCAACATACCGGTAGCGAAATCCCCAGCCCAAGCCGGATTTGGGTTCCCGATATTGTAAACCGAGACTAAACTTCTGTTTGGGTGCATTCAGGGCAATATCCCGAACACTATTTTCATCCTGGAAAATGTTTTTGCTAACGTATGAATACGCTCCGGAGATGTTGAGAGTTTTGGTGGCAGCATAAGAGAAGTCTAAATCCAGACCCACCAGGTTTATGTCGCCGAAATTACGAAAAGTAAGCATTAAATCACCTGGATAAATGGATTCGTTGGGTGTCACTGTTCCTACTGGAATGTTTGAGATCCACCGGGCAAAAGTGGGAGCCAAAGTGATAAAAGGTTGAGTGCTCGAGGTGAAGACTTCCGTGGCAAGCAGAAATTCGTTAAGAGATTCTTCATCGAAGAAAACATTGGGTGTTTCAAGCAACAACGGCCCTATGAAATCTTTAATCTGGTTATAATATAAATCGACATTCACGATGAGTTTGTTTTTTAGAATGCCTTTGTAGCCGATTTCAAATGTAGTGGTTTTTGTGGATTCAAGACCCTGGATATTGGTGATAATTCCGGGATCGATAAGCTCAAACTCCCCGGTTGTTGTATTGAAAGTTTTTAAGACGGAAGATACGTCCTGAGCAGTTGGCGCCGGAATTGATTTTAGACCGGCAAAGAACAAATCCAGGCCGCTTCCCTTGATCCGGGTGATTAATTCTACAACTTTATCCCACATGACTGTCGCATCAGCCGGGATAAAACCACTTTGGTTCGGGAAATATAATGGAATAGGCTGCATATACAAACCGGCTATACCCCCTTCTTCATTTTGCTCGTATTTGAAACCGTTATCCGGAACGCCTCGAACCCGTATGTTAAATGGCTGGAATTCGGCAAAAGGACTTAAACTAAGAAAGCGATCAGGGATTAACGGGCTGACCAGGCGATCCAGGAACAGGTTTTCCGTTGAAGGAGTTGTAAATGCCTTGCTATACGAAATGCGGAATCTATGATCTTGACTGGCAGAATAAACCAGCCCGGCTCTGGGTGAAAAAAATGGCTCGTCTATGCGATTATGAAAGTCATATCGTCCGGCCAAAACAAATTTAAATTGCTCGCCAAGGTTGGTTTCCGATTGAAGATAAAAGCCGGCTTCATTGATTTGATCGTCCTGTTCAAATGCTCCATTCACCGTTCCGGCAGTTACCGGCCGGGTCCAATAAGCATCGATGCCATAAGTAAAATGCTGGAAATTACCAAGGGAGGTCCTGTTTTGAATTTGTGTAGAAATGAATTTCGATCGATCTACCAAATCTCCGCCATCACGAGTCAGGTAGGTTTCTCCCGAATTGCTGGTATTAATATAGGCTTGCATAAACAAATTTTTGTAAATCAATTTCGCTTGCCCATAAATAGTCCGCCAATTATCAACCACTGCAGCAGATATCTTAGTCAGTTCCATATTGCTAGCGCTGTTATAGCCGGTATTAAATATGAGGGTCAGGTTATTGTTGATTCGGTAGTCAAAACGAGCGGTGCCGGCCATTTTGCTAAGGTAAAAATCACGGATGCCAATTCTCTTGTCATTTTCGTCCAATGGATCGGGATTCAGCAATCCTCTTCTTTGATAATCCAATTCAATTTCGATTAGCCGGGTTCGGACAGAGTCCTCAAAGGCGTCATGGGATGGAAAATCGACTCCCTGCATATAACTGCCTGTAACTTTGAAGCCAAATTTGTTGTTGATACTGGCGGCAAAGCGAAAATCTGTCGTAAAAATACTGCGCTGCCCAAGACCAAAATTGATGGTAGTTCCTTCCGAACCGAAAGGTGACTTTGTGATAATATGTGTAACGCCACTGGCGCTATTGGGACCGTATAAAGATGCGGCAGGACCACGAATGACCTCGATGCGTTCGATATCCGAATTTGCGACTGCCAGAAAGTTGTAGGCATTGAACCGCAATGAAGCAACCCGGCCGATTCGGTTGTCCACCATCAGCAAGTGAGAGCCGGAAAAAATATCGTTGAATCCCCTGATCGCCACCATACTTTGGTTGATGCCGGTTTTGACGACATCCACCCCTGCCAAACCGATCAAATGATCGGCCGGGGACATTGCCCGCCTTTGTTGAATTTGAATAGTATCTAGTATGGTCACC
It contains:
- a CDS encoding DEAD/DEAH box helicase, whose translation is EVDQSYVTVERPEKFRLLHKILKRDDHPITIVFTNTKAAARKLAKKLYDAGIDAKEIHGDLIQKKRDRVMDQLFPDFPPVSEPVIPKNTKWNFQPKSVTKPDGSFEPTISALFGDDFYEYGAQSTAVIIGLYPAPKQRAAFRFSVTILTWL
- a CDS encoding penicillin acylase family protein → MWRPINGSNNWVVSGAKTKSGFPILSNDPHLALTLPSIWYEMQLTAPGLNVYGITSPGAPGIIVGFNENIAWGVTNAGSDVLDWYEIKFKDESKQEYLYDGSWRKTTRRIEEIKVKGSAAIMDTVLYTHHGPIVYREDEKPFDSQVPPGTAMRWIALDASIESLALLKLSRAENYQDFKEALKYYDSPAQNFVFADRNGDIAMHHNGKFPLRWKNQGKYIGDGSDPLYDWQEFIPKDQLPLVKNPTRGFISSANQIPVDESYPYYLGWNYAGYTRSGRINERLAQMEDITVQDMVGLQNDFLNIHARKVLPVLLDSIDPATLSGIEKNSYDELKDWTYIHNPDLIAPRIFNYWWFYLNQAIWKDFREHQSGSLRLPNRTITTDMILKDPDNEYFDDPETEVVEVLADLVKSSFKTAISEIENDFGAIGANWQLGKSRGTNINHVASIPGMGREGLYTGGNFNTVNAIQRTHGPSWRMVVELGPEVKAWGIYPGGNSGNPGSKYYDFMVDDWVDGKIFELHFMKTPEEANDKFSTTTFQASR
- a CDS encoding cyclase family protein; its protein translation is MRTLFFTTVVCLFSIGCTNSGNENDRFARLFSGEARVIDLTHSLNSSSPYWPSPDGNPFKHEIIAAHPSGAAILAAYSTPEHFGTHMDAPIHSADGQATVDQLQAADLFGPAAVVDISAKCESEPDYLLSKNDLLEWEEQYGKLPDGAIVLMYSGWSKKWTDYEAYKNQDEMNRMHFPGFSAEAAHFLVNERNIRGIGIDNFSIDYGLSTDFAVHKIFNGAGKYHLENVANVHLLPAKGAYLIVAPIKIEGGSGGQVRIFAVVP
- a CDS encoding isocitrate lyase/phosphoenolpyruvate mutase family protein → MEKSVQIQKAQDFLALHHDAKLLVLPNIWDPLGAKLLESLGYPAVATASAAVAYSLGYDDGQKISFEDMLDVIRRIAASVEIPLTADIESGYAENPKEVAENVRQVLAVGAVGINIEDSVSEGGPLRPIDFQCERIAAVRQMAEQEGVPLVINARIDVFISGGSRSKSEMTAETITRAKAYLESGADCIYPIALGDVETLQQIQAEIDAPINVYASASTASMAELEAIGISRLSLGPGFLKASLTAMKRVALELKNYSSYDSFTKDVMTSEEIVKLIEGKK
- a CDS encoding VOC family protein; this translates as METAMNDTTPKVTGIGGIFFRSKNPKETREWYSKNLGLAIDDFGSPFEFRNANKPEEINYLRWSPFEEETDYFAPSEKEFMINYRVQNIEGLVKKLRENSVTIVDDIEEFEYGKFVHIMDLEGNKIELWEPIDSFFTKMGGATTK
- a CDS encoding GyrI-like domain-containing protein; amino-acid sequence: MTRISGDLRIVATAWSYLFTNWLVNSRYEPEHQHALEIFLDKDNITNWDHFELDLCLPVKPLQHYKLRNL
- a CDS encoding AraC family transcriptional regulator, translated to MDDPKAIYTNRINRAIDYMLVHLDESPSLDELSRAACFSSFHFHRIFRAITGETVKFFTNRLRLEKAARLLIYSKNSATHIALESGFSSSSTFSRSFKQYFGITPNEYRKSGIIKNSKICKEFFPIDEYIIPMSTEQLRNKFPVDIKEIPQRRVAFIRVMGAYQENRVLNAFSRMVNWAKEMGLYETETIFGMSLDDPLVTPKDKNCYEVCLTIPKSINLDQDL
- a CDS encoding TonB-dependent receptor; this encodes MKKILLITLFLLCLSVNQLFSQSALLRGTVSDLESGKALNGANITLSPANKTLQALGTVSNSNGNYEIRNIPPGSYSITVSYIGYEKFVLEPFVLTSNEQRKLDVSLKPQALEMDPVTVSAHKETIDRQSTKILEPTASVTILDTIQIQQRRAMSPADHLIGLAGVDVVKTGINQSMVAIRGFNDIFSGSHLLMVDNRIGRVASLRFNAYNFLAVANSDIERIEVIRGPAASLYGPNSASGVTHIITKSPFGSEGTTINFGLGQRSIFTTDFRFAASINNKFGFKVTGSYMQGVDFPSHDAFEDSVRTRLIEIELDYQRRGLLNPDPLDENDKRIGIRDFYLSKMAGTARFDYRINNNLTLIFNTGYNSASNMELTKISAAVVDNWRTIYGQAKLIYKNLFMQAYINTSNSGETYLTRDGGDLVDRSKFISTQIQNRTSLGNFQHFTYGIDAYWTRPVTAGTVNGAFEQDDQINEAGFYLQSETNLGEQFKFVLAGRYDFHNRIDEPFFSPRAGLVYSASQDHRFRISYSKAFTTPSTENLFLDRLVSPLIPDRFLSLSPFAEFQPFNIRVRGVPDNGFKYEQNEEGGIAGLYMQPIPLYFPNQSGFIPADATVMWDKVVELITRIKGSGLDLFFAGLKSIPAPTAQDVSSVLKTFNTTTGEFELIDPGIITNIQGLESTKTTTFEIGYKGILKNKLIVNVDLYYNQIKDFIGPLLLETPNVFFDEESLNEFLLATEVFTSSTQPFITLAPTFARWISNIPVGTVTPNESIYPGDLMLTFRNFGDINLVGLDLDFSYAATKTLNISGAYSYVSKNIFQDENSVRDIALNAPKQKFSLGLQYREPKSGLGWGFRYRYVAGFPVNSGVFIGEVNPFGVLDLNAGLDLPGQSAIRLTLTVQNLLDNKHKEFVGAPEIGRLAHFQVKFYPDKYKD